The genomic interval CTCCCAAATCCTATCTTCGCACCACCATGACAGAGAAAATTTTGATCCTTGATTTCGGCTCCCAATACACCCAGTTGATCGCCAGGGCCGTGCGGGAGGCCAATGTGTACTGCGAGATCATTCCTTACCATAAAAACATTGAATTTGAACCGGGTCTGAAGGGCATTATCCTGAGCGGTTCACCATTTTCGGTCAATGACCCCCAGCCACCGGAAGTGCCGGTTGAAACCCTGGCCGGAAATGTCCCTGTTCTCGGGGTTTGTTATGGCGCGCAACTGACCGCCAAACAATTTGGTGGCCGGGTGGAAAAAAGCAATAAAAGAGAATATGGCCGGGCCTATCTCCATCGCCAGAAAGAAGATGTGTTGTTAAAGAATGTGATGGAAAGCTCACAGGTCTGGATGAGTCATGCAGATACGATTCTTGAATTACCGGGTGGGTTTGATTTATTGGCCACCACAGAGAATATTCCAGTAGCTGCCTTCAAACGGAGCAACGGAGTACACCCACTGTATGGGCTTCAATTTCATCCGGAAGTATATCATTCCATTGAGGGTAAAAAGATATTACACAATTTTCTGGTAGAGGTATGTGGTTGTAGCCAGGATTGGACCCCGGCGCATTTTATTTCCGATACGGTGGAGGCCTTACGCAAACAGATCGGTGACCGTAAAGTGATCATGGCCCTGAGTGGGGGTGTGGATTCTACTGTAGCCGCCACCCTGATCCACCGCGCCATCGGCGACCGGCTCTTTGGCATCTTTGTCGACAATGGGGTGCTGCGCAAAAATGAATTTGAAAGCGTATTGAAAACCTATGCAACCCTGGGTTTGAATGTAAAAGGGGTAGATGCGCGTGAATTGTTTTATGATGAACTGGCCGGACAGACCGATCCCGAAGCCAAGCGTAAGATCATTGGAAAATTATTCATTGATACCTTCCAGGAGGAAGCCAAACATATTGAGGGGATTGGATTGCTGGGACAAGGAACCATTTACCCTGATGTGATCGAAAGTGTTTCAGTACATGGGCCTTCGGTTACGATTAAATCGCACCACAATGTAGGCGGGCTCCCGGACAAGATGCACCTCGAACTGGTGGAACCTCTTCGTTACCTCTTCAAAGATGAGGTACGGAAAGTAGGAAGGGAGCTGGGTATCCCAGCGGAAATGATCGACCGCCATCCCTTCCCCGGGCCGGGCCTCGCGATCCGTATCCTGGGAGAAGTGACCCCGGAAAAGGTACAATTGTTGCAGGAAGCGGATGATATTTATGTAAAAGCCCTGAAACAACACCATCTCTATGCAACGGTTTGGCAGGCCGGTGCAATCTTGTTACCAGTAAAAAGTGTTGGCGTAATGGGTGATGAGCGGACCTATGAGTTCACTGTCGCCCTTCGGGCAGTGACCAGTGTGGATGGAATGACAGCGGATTGGGCGCACCTGCCTTATGATTTCCTGGCCAATGTTTCGAATGAGATCATCAACAATGTACGCGGCATCAACCGCGTGGTATACGATATCAGCAGTAAACCTCCTGCCACCATTGAGTGGGAATAGGAGGGGGATTAAACCGGTAATATGAAAAGATGTTGGTTGATTATGTGGGTGAGTGTCCTGTTTATTGGACAAATAAATGCCCAATCTGTGGAAAGGCATCGCATTGCCGTATTCAGCCCGCTTTTCCTTGATTCTGCCTTTGATAATAATCAGAACTATCGATACGCGTCTGAATTTCCAAAATTCATCAACCCCGGCCTTGAATTTTATGAAGGGGTTCAACTGGCGATCGATTCACTCAATAAAGAGAATCTTCCCCTTGAATTTTATATCTACGATACCCGATCTGCCACGCAAAGCCTGCTGGATCAATTGACCGAGGCGGTTAACAACAAGGTTGAATTGATCATCGCCCATATCACAGGCCGCGAACTTTTCCAATTTGCGAAAGTGGCAAAAGACAGTCAGATTCCCGTACTGAATGTCAACCTCCCCAATGACGGAGGTATTTCCAATAACCCGTATTTTATCCTTCTCAATACCACCCTTCGTTCGCATTGCGAAGAGATGTACCGGTATCTGCAAAAGAATCACCCTGCTGACCGGATGGTTTTTTACACCCGAAAAGGCCAGATGGAGGATATGATCAAAAATTATTTCACCGAGTTTGGCAAAAGCACACCAGCCTTGCCGGTGGATATCCGGTTTGTGGACCTACCGGCAAATTTTACCCAGCAACAACTGACCGCCCCGCTTGATAGCAATCGAAAAACAGTAACAATAGTGGGCAGCCTGGATACAAACTTCAGCCATTCCATCTTGAACAAAATGGGAGTAGTGGCCAAATCCTATAAACCCCTGGTGATCGGTATGCCTACCTGGGACAATGAGGATTTCTCCCGCCCTGAATGGAAAGGGGTGGAGATCCTTTTTACCACACCCTTCTTCAATGCACGCACCGATAAGGTCAGTATGTCCGTTGTGGATCATTTTAGCAAAACCCTGTATGCCAAACCAAGTGATATGGTGATCCGGGGCTATGAGACCACCTGGAAATTTGCCCGGCTTCTGCTTAAATATGGCCCCGACCTTTCCTCCAATTTAGGAAGTAAAGAGTTCAACCTTATCCGAAGCTTTGATATTCAACCTGTCATGAACAGAACCACCCTGGCCCTGGATTATTTTGAGAATAAAAGACTCTACTTTGTCAAGTGGCTGGATGGTACCTTTAAGGCGCTAAACTGATCCTCCCGGGAAAATTAGGGTGCATTTACTGTAACCCGATCCGCCCTGATGTCGTCTAAAATTTTGGATTAAAATAAAATAACATGAAAAAAGGCATTTTATTCATTGTCCTGGCCGCTATGGTCATGACCGGTTGCAGGCAGGTTTTTGGGAAACGTATGCGTGGCAATGGAAATATCACAAGCCAGACCCGAAATATTACCGGGTTTGATCGGATCGATATTGGCGGTGCCGCTGACCTGTTTGTCAAACAGGATTCTGTATTCTCCATCCGAATTGAAGGAGACGAGAATCTTCTGCCTTATCTGGAAACCGTGAAAGAAGGAAATACGCTCTATATCCACGAAGCAAACAATATGAACCTGCGTACCACCCGTGGATTCAAAGTATATGTTTCTGCGCCGCAGTTCACCGAATTTCGGGTGAGTGGAGCCTGCGATCTATATAGTGAAAACCAGCTTCAATCCTCCCAGAAAATTCATGTCCACCTGAGCGGTGCCTCCGATGTGGAAATGGATGTCAAATCCCCCATGGTGGAAGCTGACCTTTCGGGAGCAGGAACCATCAAACTCAAAGGTGAAGCAAAAGACTTTGATGTGGATGGATCGGGTAGCACGGATATTAAGTGCTATGATCTGCTGACAGAGAATACCAAAGTGGAAATTTCCGGGGCAGGCAGTGCCCAGGTTTCTGCGAGTGTAAAGCTCGATGTACGGGTATCGGGTGCCGGTTCCGTACACTACAAAGGCAACCCGACGGTAAACCAATCGGTTTCCGGTGCGGGTAGTGTTTCCAAGGCAAATTGATCGGAAAACATAGGATTCAAAGGGAGGAGAACTTTACCGTAATGCGGATATTGTTATTCCTCCCTTTGTCGTCTGTACAGGATATTTTTACCGGGCCTTCCCGGGGAATAAAGAAAAGTTTCTCACCAGGTGAAGCCGAGCGGTAAAATTGATCATCCACATACCAGTAAACCCTGTCCACATCATTTCCGGTCTGACAAGCCAATTGCAAAGGTTCCGGGTTCTTTTTACTGATATAATATTCTCCATTGGCTGTAGGTGACAGGATCAACGGGGCTTTTCCTTTGAATACTACTTCACATTCCGGGTTATGAGGAGGCACACGCTCATATTGTAGCTGGTTCTCTTCATACCAGTTTTGCATTTCGGGCTCGATCAGGCGGATCATTTTTTTCTTATACCCAGCAGCAGGCATACAGGATTTACAATAAGAGATCTTTTCATCCGGGCTCATCATCACTTCCTGCCGGTTGGCACAGGGTATAGTGGAGGAGATCAGCGGAATAAAATAGTCCATCACTTTATGTTGGCATTGTGGAGACGGTACATGCCCGGTTTCTGAACAAACCTGCCGCAAGGCGCAATCTTCCGGTGGGGCATTCCATTCATTTTCCGTATCATAATCAATGGTGTTGAAAATGCGAAAAAGCAGGGGGGTGGCAGTTTGCGCCCCACTCAGGTCGGCGATTCCCAGGCCTGAAAAATTACCCACCCACACCCCAACCGTAAAGTGCTTATTGTATCCAATACTCCAGGCATCCCGGCGTCCGTAACTGGTTCCTGTCTTCCAGGATATCCGGGGCATTTTTTCGGTGGCCCCCCAGTTAAGCGGAAAATCCGGACGGTTGACCTTGGAAAGAATATCGGTGACCATAAAATTGGCGGCGGGGCTGAGTATCCGAACCTGTCTGGGAGTGGAACCCGAGCGGAGATATTGTGGGGCATACCAGGTGCCATCCTGTGCAAAGGCACTAAACAAGCCCGTGAGTTCTTCCAGTGTGGTTCCACATCCTCCCAGGATCATGGATAGGCCGAGTTTATGCTGATCCTTTCGAATCTGTCTGAAATCACAGGCGCTTAGTTTGCTTACCAACTTGTCTTTACCCAACAGGCGCAGGCCCTTTACTGCCGGGATATTGAGGGAATGTTCCAGGGCATATTCCATGGTTACATACCCATTGAATTTTTCATCATAGTTTTCGGGGGCATAACCCTGGTAGTTGACCGCTACATCGGTCATCACCGACTTGGGTGTCAGCAAGCCTTCGTCGATGCAAAGACCATATAAAAGTGGTTTTAAGGTACTCCCCGGTTGCCTTATGGCCTTGGCCCCATTCACCTGTCCACCATCAGTTGTATCCTGGAAGGAAGACGAACCCACATAGGTGATCACCTGATGTGTTTTATTGTCAATGATGACCACGGCCGCATTGCGGATCTGGCGCAGTTTCAAACCACGGATATAGTCTTCCACCAACCGCTCCGTTTTAAGCTGGGTATTCAGGTTTATCCAGGTAGGGATCAAATGGCCTCCCTGTCTTTTGAGCCGGTAGGCCAGGTGAGGAATATGACGGGGTACTGTTCCCCGGCTGGCGTTCATGGGTTCGGCCAGGGCATCCGCGATCTCTTTTTGCGTAAATACCTTGTCAGCTGCAAATTTTTGCAACCACCTGTTCCTTTCCTCCACAATACGGGCGTTATGGCGACCGATGACCAGGGAAGAAGGGCGGTTGGGTATGATGGACAAGGCCGTGATCTCGGCCAGCGATAGATGATCCGGTGCCTTGTTGAAATACAAAAAAGCCGCTGCCTTTACTCCCTCAATGTTTCCCCCATAGGGCACCAGGTTGAGATAAAGTTGCAGGATCTCTTTTTTACTGTATTTAAGTTCCAGTTGAAGGGCCCGGAACATTTCGATGATTTTACTGCCGATATTCCTTTTCCGGGGCTCCAGCAAACGGGCCACCTGCATGGTGATCGTACTGGCCCCTGAAGTTCTTTTTAACCGAAAAAGGTTCTTGAAAAAGGCGCGGGTTACGGCAGCGGGATTGATGCCCGGGTGTGAATAGAAATATTTATCCTCTTTGGCAATGATGGTCTTTTGTAAAAGCGGTGAGATCTCCTCCAATTCGGTCACCATCCTCCATTTTTCATCGTTGGTTAGATAGGCATGAATGATCTCCCCTTTCTGGTCGGTTACAATAGGGGAAAAATCCGGTGGCGGGGGTGGGGGAAATATCCAGTGCAGGAGAAAGAAAAGCACGATCATCCCCACAAGGGCCAGCCCAGTCCGTTTCAGAAATTTTAACAAGGATTTGCGGGTAAACCGTATGGAGAATCGATTGGGCATGCCTCTTTTTGTGGTCAGTACAAAATTGCATTGATTTCGGTACTTTTAATCAACTTTATTTTATTCTCCACTCCATTAACCATTTCATATGCGTCTCCGACTGCTCAGCCTTTTCCTGTTAAGTACAGGCGTACTCACGCTTTCGTGTAACCGAAATGCGGTGGTACTCGACTCCACCAATGCAAAGGACGAGGTACCCCGCTTAACCAACCTGAACTTCCGGTTTAGCAAATCCCTGGCCCCCGATTCATTGCTGAATAGTTGGGATTCGACTGAGTACATCAAATTCGAACCTGCCATCCCGGGCCGCTTTCGGTGGGAGAGCCCGGATATGCTGGTGTTTTCTCCAGCCGCACCCCTGGCCCCCGCTACAACCTACAAAGCAAAAATGACCAATGAAGTACTTCGGTACAGCAAATTTGGGAAGGTGGAGAAAGCCGATAAGATCGAATTTCATACGCCTCACCTGACAGTAGATGACCTTCAGGTATTTTGGACCGCGAAA from Chitinophagales bacterium carries:
- the pbpC gene encoding penicillin-binding protein 1C; this translates as MPNRFSIRFTRKSLLKFLKRTGLALVGMIVLFFLLHWIFPPPPPPDFSPIVTDQKGEIIHAYLTNDEKWRMVTELEEISPLLQKTIIAKEDKYFYSHPGINPAAVTRAFFKNLFRLKRTSGASTITMQVARLLEPRKRNIGSKIIEMFRALQLELKYSKKEILQLYLNLVPYGGNIEGVKAAAFLYFNKAPDHLSLAEITALSIIPNRPSSLVIGRHNARIVEERNRWLQKFAADKVFTQKEIADALAEPMNASRGTVPRHIPHLAYRLKRQGGHLIPTWINLNTQLKTERLVEDYIRGLKLRQIRNAAVVIIDNKTHQVITYVGSSSFQDTTDGGQVNGAKAIRQPGSTLKPLLYGLCIDEGLLTPKSVMTDVAVNYQGYAPENYDEKFNGYVTMEYALEHSLNIPAVKGLRLLGKDKLVSKLSACDFRQIRKDQHKLGLSMILGGCGTTLEELTGLFSAFAQDGTWYAPQYLRSGSTPRQVRILSPAANFMVTDILSKVNRPDFPLNWGATEKMPRISWKTGTSYGRRDAWSIGYNKHFTVGVWVGNFSGLGIADLSGAQTATPLLFRIFNTIDYDTENEWNAPPEDCALRQVCSETGHVPSPQCQHKVMDYFIPLISSTIPCANRQEVMMSPDEKISYCKSCMPAAGYKKKMIRLIEPEMQNWYEENQLQYERVPPHNPECEVVFKGKAPLILSPTANGEYYISKKNPEPLQLACQTGNDVDRVYWYVDDQFYRSASPGEKLFFIPREGPVKISCTDDKGRNNNIRITVKFSSL
- a CDS encoding amino acid ABC transporter substrate-binding protein; the encoded protein is MKRCWLIMWVSVLFIGQINAQSVERHRIAVFSPLFLDSAFDNNQNYRYASEFPKFINPGLEFYEGVQLAIDSLNKENLPLEFYIYDTRSATQSLLDQLTEAVNNKVELIIAHITGRELFQFAKVAKDSQIPVLNVNLPNDGGISNNPYFILLNTTLRSHCEEMYRYLQKNHPADRMVFYTRKGQMEDMIKNYFTEFGKSTPALPVDIRFVDLPANFTQQQLTAPLDSNRKTVTIVGSLDTNFSHSILNKMGVVAKSYKPLVIGMPTWDNEDFSRPEWKGVEILFTTPFFNARTDKVSMSVVDHFSKTLYAKPSDMVIRGYETTWKFARLLLKYGPDLSSNLGSKEFNLIRSFDIQPVMNRTTLALDYFENKRLYFVKWLDGTFKALN
- a CDS encoding DUF2807 domain-containing protein — its product is MKKGILFIVLAAMVMTGCRQVFGKRMRGNGNITSQTRNITGFDRIDIGGAADLFVKQDSVFSIRIEGDENLLPYLETVKEGNTLYIHEANNMNLRTTRGFKVYVSAPQFTEFRVSGACDLYSENQLQSSQKIHVHLSGASDVEMDVKSPMVEADLSGAGTIKLKGEAKDFDVDGSGSTDIKCYDLLTENTKVEISGAGSAQVSASVKLDVRVSGAGSVHYKGNPTVNQSVSGAGSVSKAN
- the guaA gene encoding glutamine-hydrolyzing GMP synthase, which produces MTEKILILDFGSQYTQLIARAVREANVYCEIIPYHKNIEFEPGLKGIILSGSPFSVNDPQPPEVPVETLAGNVPVLGVCYGAQLTAKQFGGRVEKSNKREYGRAYLHRQKEDVLLKNVMESSQVWMSHADTILELPGGFDLLATTENIPVAAFKRSNGVHPLYGLQFHPEVYHSIEGKKILHNFLVEVCGCSQDWTPAHFISDTVEALRKQIGDRKVIMALSGGVDSTVAATLIHRAIGDRLFGIFVDNGVLRKNEFESVLKTYATLGLNVKGVDARELFYDELAGQTDPEAKRKIIGKLFIDTFQEEAKHIEGIGLLGQGTIYPDVIESVSVHGPSVTIKSHHNVGGLPDKMHLELVEPLRYLFKDEVRKVGRELGIPAEMIDRHPFPGPGLAIRILGEVTPEKVQLLQEADDIYVKALKQHHLYATVWQAGAILLPVKSVGVMGDERTYEFTVALRAVTSVDGMTADWAHLPYDFLANVSNEIINNVRGINRVVYDISSKPPATIEWE